A region of the Gigantopelta aegis isolate Gae_Host chromosome 11, Gae_host_genome, whole genome shotgun sequence genome:
CCTTCgatatattgtgtatataacTGCAACCTTCTGCATCACCATTATTGAGGATTAGACACAAAGCAATATGTGCACCAAATGAAGGCCAGTGTATAGATTTATGTTTGACCCAAAATCTGGAATTCATGGAAGCATGTAATTTACAGCCTGTTATTCCAACtaaaaaggggcgggacgtagctcgatcagtggtacagcactctcctcgccagtgctccacaactggtataacaaaggctgtggtatgtactatcctgtctgtgggatgcatggtgcatataaaagatcccttgctgctaattaaaaagagtagtccatgaagtagcaacaacaggtttcctccctcaatacaatgtatctgtgtggtccttaactgtatgtctcaaataaaaatgtgttcaagtgtgtcgttaaataaaatatttccttccttttaactGAAAATACCATAATTATATGATTGCTTTATGAACATTTGGCCTGCAGCATGggatctgtgggatggtgcatataaaagatcccttgctgctaattaaaaagagtagcccatgaagtggcatcagcgagtttcctctgtcaatatctgctTGGTCCTTACTTTATGTccacttaaataaaatgtgttgagtccatTGTTGAAgacaacatttccttcctttctaacTGAAAATACCATAATCATATGATTGTTTTATGAATATTTGGCCTGCAGCatgcatacaaacacataccgagcacattttgtttacgtgtgtccatccatccagaGATGGAGAgtgaaaaaatacacacacttgGCAAGTGATCAAAGTAATCGGAATAACTCCATGTGAAATCAGGAAGGAGAAAACAGCATTCTGTTTTTTCTGTCTTAATCCTGTTGGCGTGCGGTTGAGTGAAATGTTGAAATTGTTGCCCAAACAGCATGCATGCATAGACGGAGATTGCCTCCCTCTGGCTAATATGGATTGTCAACATTTGGGTGTGTGTGCGGCGGTCACTTTCATACTGGCCAGGTTGTGAGTGGACATACGCATTTGTTTTTCCTCGTCACAGAGAGTATTAAGATCTACAGTTATAGATGTGATAGGCTGTTGTCTGGTGGGAAGATGAAAAACTGATTCTTAACATACAGTAGGTATACTAGCCATGTTGAACTGTAGTCGAACCTCTCTCTCACGAGAATATTAGCAGATGGTCTCATTAGACAGGTGGATGCATAATATAGGTCAGATTGACTATAGTGTTTGTCGTAGGACAATAATGAGGTGTTCCTTATAATAGGGTCAACAGTCGACTATAGTGTGGGATGTGAGATAATAGTGAggtttattatccatatggttcaacataaccgagttaataataattaaacgaAGCActcgtgtaataacaagtgtaatgacataattGTGGGAAGCAGTGTTATAACATGACGTTACTTCTCCAGCCCTAGCTTAGactacatttgaaatatgatgttATTTCgttgtctccttctagttgtggctgaaacattttaagttgggtcttgttattcataaaaaaaccaaacaataataatatgaataataaagaaattattacacttgtgtgtgagtcgtactgattttacccTGTAGTTGCCTTATACACCTtatccattgagtcattaaaactagctcagggtgggagccagtaccgggctgcgaacacagtacctaccagcctaatgtccgatggcttaaccacgacgccaccgaggtcggtcggagaaatgtttttcactTGTAGCCACTAGCTATATGATTAAAAGTACAATTGATTCATGTTCTTGCTTGATGACCGGAAATCCATCCACTGTGTTTCTCGTTGGCCATatgcttgtttgttttaactgtaTGGATCTTGATAATGTAAAAATTTTGAGctaagtacatgtactacaaaACATTGGATGAAAGATTTGACaccattgatttgttttttcctccagccagtgcaccacaactggtacatcaaaggccatggtatgtgctatcctgtctattggatggtgcatataaaagatcccttgctgctaatcaaaaagagtagcccatgaagtggcgacagcagatttcatccctcaatatctgtgtggtccttaaccatatgtccgacgccatataaccgtaaataaatgtgttgagtgcgtcgttaaattaaccacttccttccttccattgatttgttaatcattggctattggatgtcaaacaattggtaattgtgacataatcttagagaggaaaccctctgcatttttccattagtaggaagggatcttttatatgtaccatatcccacagacaggatagtatatatcacggtctttgataccagtcgtggtgcattggctggaacgagaaatagcccaatgggcccaccaacaggaatcgatcctaaaccaactgcgcatcagaaATTTGGATGACTCCGTGTACAGACATATTAGATAAAGAGGCATTGGTCTTCAAAGTATGTATGTAACTGAAATCTTCAGGATAAGAATCCTAACATTCAGAATTTGTGGATACAAATTTGTACCCATTTAATCTCTGGCAAAATCACAGAACCATATGAATGGTAACTACTGgtggtagggtggggtgggggtggggggagtttGTTGgggatttttgtttatttcagattgtttgtgaacgataaccatgttAACTCTGCTTGTGTTGTTTATTTCAGGTTGTTTGTGAACGATAGCCATGTTAACTGCTTGTGTTGTGTATTTCAGGTTGTttgtgaacgataaccatgttAACTCTGCTTGTGTTGTTTATTTCAGGTTGTTTGTGAACGATAGCCATGTTAACTGCTTGTGTTGTGTATTTCAGGTTGTttgtgaacgataaccatgttAACTCTGCTTGTCTTGTTTATTTCAGGTTGTTTGTGAACGATAGCCATGTTAACTCTGCTTGTGTTGTTTATTTCAGGTTGTTTGTGAATGATAGCCATTTTAACTCTGGTTGTGTTGTGTATTTCAGGTTGTTTGTGAACGATAGCCATGTTAACTCTGCTTGTGTAGTTTATTTCAGGTTGTTTGTGAATGATAGCCATTTTAACTCTGGTTGTGTTGTGTATTTCAGGTTGTTTGTGAATGATAGCCATGTTAACTCTGCTTGTGTTGTGTATTTCAGATTGTCCGTGTGACCATCGCACCATGAGGGGCTGTGAGTAGCTGGAACATCTTGGAGATGGCAAGGAGTGGCCCAGTGTCTGTGTTAGATAGTCGTAGTTTAGATGGTAGTACCAAGATTGTGCGAGACCGAATCACACGTCACCAGAGTCCCGGCCGCTATTCCATGCAGAGTCTCAACGATGAGGATTTTAATGTGACCTACCGCATACCTCAGCCGTACCGCACAAGCTTCTCGGCCACACACTCGGTGGAGAAGATCGGCGGCCGCAGTCGGTCATTGAGTCCGGCGTCAAGTTTACGCAGTGGAAAAAGTGGAAAGTATGGAAGAAGTAGATCAAAGAGCCCGAATCCAAAGCGGGTAACATACGACACGCGAGTGACCATAAGACATTCGAATACCGGAGATTCTATGTTTACGGAGTTATCGGCCCAAGATTTTGATTCCAGTTCTTGTAATCCGTACACATTTAGCAAGACGTCGAGAGGAAATTACGGCAAGAATTTGAACCAGTCGTTGCTGTCTGCGGATTCCGGAATCGATTATTCTTCTGAGTTGCGTGACATTTCCCAGCAGATCTGTAAGATGGAGTGGCCGTCTCGGAACAGTGCGGACAAGACGAGTCCTCCCCAGCATGGGATCCTCAAGGACTGTCAGAATGCCAAGAAGGCCGTGTCCCTCAGCCAGCTCGCCCAGTCAGCCACTAAATCTTCCAACATCGGAAACAAGGAAAATTCTCCCAGCAGTGCTAGTTACGAAACACCAAAACACAAGACCAACATCAGCAAGGAGTATTCTTACGACAGAACTATCAGTTACAGAATGGCCATGCACGAACAGCCGTCGGAGGAGATGAGAAAACTTGCGGAGGCCATGTTGGAGGAGAAAGCCGATGACGAAACCGTCAGAACAGAACGATCAAATTCGATGCCGTCCAAGAACTACGTCCATGGTGACCGACTGTCTCCGAGTAAGAGGTCGGTGAGTAGCAGTATTAGTAACTTCTTCAGGAAAATCTCGCCGCACATGAACAGGAAGTCGAGTCGCGAACAACCCAGTAAGGCAGGGTCGCCTGCTTCGGGAAGTTCTACCAGCTTAACACCCAGTGATGTTTCTGACGACGGACATTTCTCACGAAACAATGTCCGGCAGTCTTTTCTAAAGTTCATTAATCGATCAAAATCAAGGTCAAGGTCGCGAGATCCCGAGAAGTCCTCCCCCGGGTCAAAGGAGAACCACGGTGGTACTAGAACGCACGGCGACAGCAGTCCACCAAACAACAAACAGCTGATGCCCAACTCGACGAACAGGATGCTCAAGTCGATCGAACGCAACACGCTCTCCGACAAAGACGTTTACGCCAAGTTCAAAGACAAGCAGTCTCCCAGTCGAACAGGGGAGGTAACCTCTGGAGGACCAAAGCCTTTCACGGCCCGGCCGACTGAGTTGGGAGTAGGTGATCGCATTTCGGATACATCGCCCTCACCTGAGGAGTACCCCGTGACATTGCAGCAGTCGGTGACGTCGTCAGACGTGTGGAAACCGGAACCTCCGACATCGCTGGATGTGGTGCCGCCGAAAGTGATGGCGGCATTACAGATGTCTGTGATGAGCACCATCTCTGGAGACGAGTCCATCGGCGAGTGCTCACTCGACGCCAACCTCACGGGTGAGTAGAACTAGTTTATAGAGTGTTCACTCAACGCCAACCTCACTGGGTGAGTAGAACTAGTTTATAGAGTGTTCACTCAACGCCAACCTCACTGGGTGAGTAGAACTAGTTTATAGAGTGTTCACTCAACGCCAACCTCACGGGTGAGTAGAACTAGTTTATAGAGTGTTCACTCAACGCCAACCTCACTGGGTGAGTAGAACTAGTTTATAGAGTGTTCACTCAACGCCAACCTCACATGTGAGTAGAACTAGTTTATAGAGTGCTCACTCGACGCCAACCTCACGGGTGAGTAGAACTAGTTTATAGAGTGTTCACTCGACGCCAACCTCATGGGGTGAGTAGAACTAGTTTATAGAGTGTTCACTCGA
Encoded here:
- the LOC121385338 gene encoding disks large-associated protein 4-like, producing MARSGPVSVLDSRSLDGSTKIVRDRITRHQSPGRYSMQSLNDEDFNVTYRIPQPYRTSFSATHSVEKIGGRSRSLSPASSLRSGKSGKYGRSRSKSPNPKRVTYDTRVTIRHSNTGDSMFTELSAQDFDSSSCNPYTFSKTSRGNYGKNLNQSLLSADSGIDYSSELRDISQQICKMEWPSRNSADKTSPPQHGILKDCQNAKKAVSLSQLAQSATKSSNIGNKENSPSSASYETPKHKTNISKEYSYDRTISYRMAMHEQPSEEMRKLAEAMLEEKADDETVRTERSNSMPSKNYVHGDRLSPSKRSVSSSISNFFRKISPHMNRKSSREQPSKAGSPASGSSTSLTPSDVSDDGHFSRNNVRQSFLKFINRSKSRSRSRDPEKSSPGSKENHGGTRTHGDSSPPNNKQLMPNSTNRMLKSIERNTLSDKDVYAKFKDKQSPSRTGEVTSGGPKPFTARPTELGVGDRISDTSPSPEEYPVTLQQSVTSSDVWKPEPPTSLDVVPPKVMAALQMSVMSTISGDESIGECSLDANLTASEPSLLSGSSRTSQTGSKQVVLSQDLVNSTEGQFLSDSASSRRVPDKGYNSSPLTESNKENAVPSSPVSAPGCQHSDTSLRDPSRKPSYLKLSCMVSGYGKYSQYTSYKNIEKRSPFSSTTSLRSDESSPDMPSVRSPPSDKCLRIPPVSLPVTANGSLVNGHSKLTVYPTGDSVKDGEYFLQATNIEIERLQSFCNRAEADMSCTLSEEACGRMRSAIGKANLLIKKKFEQFRELCHQHMHPDVNEKETKWEDLQGFWDMVKIQVDSVEDSFAEIELMRQNGWREVPQQVTSRRSSTSSSPKSGSLSQSSTPCHTPGSKRKGLKAKDTPDSSPERTQKAKQAAKARDDARKKILADKRAAMKQKKENKEVEIYLPENGKN